In the genome of Candidatus Methylomirabilis sp., one region contains:
- the uvrC gene encoding excinuclease ABC subunit UvrC, with translation MSLQETARQLPDAPGVYLFKDARGRVVYIGKALSLRKRVQTYFHADATSEKVAAFMPQVRDVEVILTDNELEALILESNLIKEKRPRYNVVLRDDKHYPFLKLDLKDPWTRPQVVRRIKDDGALYFGPYVPAGVMWQTLGVLNKTFPYRKCRNIQGRRLCLDYHLGRCLGPCEGKADRQEYDRVIERVRLVLEGKDRELAKDLEQGMEAAADRLEYERAARLRDQLFSLRQATAGQKVLSATGEDQDVFGLALEGGEAQAELLLVRGGKVVGHEAFPLGKAAGEAPGTLLASLVKQFYVVRQGIPREVLVSHALEDQPLIEEWLGRRAGAVVHVHAPQRGKKARLALLAVKNAALSLQQSLGSARGREAALTDVQALLNLPRPPRRLECVDVSNIRGTHAVAALVVFEGGVARRAHYRRYRIKTVTGSDDVRMMGEVVRRRLARRAEQPLPDLLLLDGGVGQLNVGLQVLRAAGCPDQPLAALAKEREEVYLPGRARPVALPEGSRARHLLQQVRDEAHRFAVSYHRRVRGRAAVTSILEEIPGIGAKRKAQLLERFGSVRRLRAASVDEITRVGGIPPQVAATIHDFLAAVEEVPA, from the coding sequence ATGAGCCTTCAGGAGACGGCGCGGCAGCTTCCGGATGCGCCGGGCGTGTACCTCTTCAAGGACGCCCGCGGGCGGGTCGTGTACATCGGCAAGGCCCTTTCCCTCCGGAAGCGGGTGCAGACGTACTTCCACGCCGACGCGACAAGCGAGAAGGTCGCCGCCTTCATGCCCCAGGTCCGGGACGTCGAGGTCATCCTCACCGACAACGAACTCGAGGCCCTCATCCTCGAGAGCAACCTGATCAAGGAGAAGCGGCCGCGGTACAACGTGGTCCTCCGGGACGACAAGCACTATCCCTTCTTGAAACTCGACCTGAAGGATCCCTGGACCCGCCCGCAGGTTGTCCGGCGCATCAAGGACGACGGGGCGCTCTACTTCGGCCCCTACGTCCCGGCCGGGGTGATGTGGCAGACCCTCGGCGTCCTCAATAAGACCTTCCCCTACCGGAAGTGCCGGAACATCCAGGGGCGCCGCCTCTGCCTCGACTACCACCTCGGCCGCTGTCTCGGCCCGTGCGAGGGGAAGGCGGACCGCCAGGAGTACGACCGGGTGATCGAGCGGGTCCGCCTCGTCCTGGAGGGGAAGGACCGGGAGCTGGCGAAGGACCTCGAGCAGGGCATGGAGGCGGCGGCGGACCGGCTCGAGTACGAGCGGGCCGCCCGCCTCAGGGACCAGCTCTTCTCCCTGCGGCAGGCGACGGCGGGGCAGAAGGTCCTCTCCGCCACCGGCGAGGACCAGGACGTCTTCGGGCTGGCCCTGGAGGGGGGGGAGGCGCAGGCGGAGCTCCTCCTGGTCCGGGGGGGCAAGGTGGTGGGGCACGAGGCCTTCCCCCTGGGGAAGGCCGCTGGCGAGGCTCCCGGCACCCTCCTGGCCTCCCTCGTGAAGCAGTTCTACGTCGTGCGGCAGGGGATCCCCCGGGAGGTCCTGGTCTCCCACGCCCTCGAGGACCAGCCCCTCATCGAGGAGTGGCTGGGCCGGCGGGCGGGCGCGGTGGTGCACGTGCACGCCCCGCAGCGGGGGAAGAAGGCGCGCCTGGCCTTGCTCGCGGTGAAGAACGCCGCCCTCTCGCTCCAGCAGAGCCTCGGCTCCGCCCGGGGCCGGGAGGCTGCGCTCACAGACGTCCAGGCGCTCCTCAACCTCCCCCGCCCGCCCCGCCGGCTGGAGTGCGTGGATGTCTCCAACATCCGCGGCACCCACGCCGTGGCCGCCCTGGTCGTCTTCGAGGGGGGGGTGGCGCGGCGGGCGCACTACCGGCGGTACCGGATCAAGACCGTGACCGGGTCCGACGATGTCCGGATGATGGGGGAGGTCGTCCGCCGCCGTCTAGCCCGCCGGGCCGAGCAGCCGCTGCCGGACCTCCTCCTGCTGGATGGGGGGGTCGGCCAGCTCAACGTGGGCCTGCAGGTGCTGCGCGCGGCGGGCTGCCCCGACCAGCCGCTGGCCGCGCTGGCGAAGGAGCGGGAGGAGGTGTACCTGCCCGGGCGCGCCCGCCCCGTCGCGCTGCCCGAGGGGTCGCGGGCGCGCCACCTCCTGCAGCAGGTCCGGGACGAGGCCCACCGCTTCGCCGTCAGTTACCACCGGCGCGTCCGGGGGCGGGCCGCGGTCACGTCGATCCTGGAAGAGATCCCCGGGATCGGGG